Below is a genomic region from Gemmobacter sp. 24YEA27.
GGCGCCCGGCCCGCTGGCACGGCTGCGCGCGCTGCTTGAGGCCATCGGCGCCAATGTCGATGAGATGGAGCCGAAGCGCCATGATCTGGTTCTGGCCGTCGTCTCTCATACGCCGCATCTGATCGCCTTTACCATGGTGGGCGTGGCGGACCATCTCAGCCGTGTCACCCAGGAAGAGGTGATCAAATATTCCGCCTCCGGTTTCCGCGACTTTACCCGGATCGCGGCCTCGGACCCGACCATGTGGCGCGATGTCTTCCTGACCAATAAGGAAGCGGTGCTCGATATCCTCGGGCGCTTCACCGAAGAGCTGTTCATGCTTCAACGCCAGATCCGCATGGGCGAGGGTGAGCAGCTTCATGCCTATTTCTCCCGCACCCGTGAAATCCGGCGTGGCATCATCGAGGCAGGTCAGGATACTTCGGCACCGGATTTCGGACGGGCCGCGCGCCATAAGGGCGATGAGACCGGTTCGGCGGATGCCAGTCTGACAGAGGCTGGCCCGGTGGAGAGTGACGCGCCGGACAGGGCCGTAACCTGAGCGCCATCCTGCGGGGGCGCGGACGGTTCCGTTCGGAGGGGAGATTGCGATGAAGCCCAGGTTCGCGGCCCTTTTGCTGCTTTTCCCGCTGGCGATGACACCGGCCTTCGCCGAGCCGATGAAGCGCTCGCCGCGCCCGCTGGCCAATCCTGTGCTTGCCGTCTCCACAGCTGCGGCGGGCCCCGCGAATCTATCCCCCCCTGTCCCCGCGCTGATTGGTCCGGGCCTGCCCGCGCCCGCCGTGGCCACGGCAAAACCGTCGATCCCGGCGCCGCCGGCCAATCCCCGGCTGGATGTGATCCGGCTCAGCTCCTCCAATAAGGTTTCCAGTTCGGTCGCTGAGCCGCTCATGGGGCCGGTCGCTGGGCCGGTCGCTGGGCCGGTTCTGGCCGAGGCCGCGTCGCATCTGCCCTTGATCGGAGAGATGTTGCCGGCGTCGATGCCGCTGCCGCAACCGACTGCAAGTCCAGGCCCGGCGAGCGTCGCCCCCGTGGCAAAAGCAGCGCCGTCACCGGCCCCCGGGACGACTGCGGTGGTCGCAACTGCGGCGGCTCCGCCCCCCGGCCCCCGCCCCAAAGCCCGCCCGAAGGCGGTGGAGAAGCTGGCACAGACGCAATCCGCCCCTGCCCCTGAAACTGCTGCCGCCCCTCCGGTGGCAGAGGCGAGTGCAGCAGGGCTTGCGACCTCGCTGCGGCCAAAGCAGCGCCCGGCCAAAATCATCGGCCTGGCCTCGGCGGCAATCCCCGTATCGGCCACCGTGCCAAAGGTGGTGCCGGAAAAAGACACCAGCAGGGGCAAGAAGAAATCGAAAGAGCCGGCCTCCGTCAAAGGCTCGGTCTGTGGCGTCGCCGCAATCAAGGGCGAGAAAATCGCACCGATCACCTCGAAAGTTCAGGGCTGCGGCCTGCCGGACGGGGTGCGGGTCACTTCGGTTTCAGGCGTCCGGCTGTCGATGGCGGTGACCATCGACTGCGGCACCGCCAGGGCGCTGAACACCTGGGTCGAGCGTGTCGCACAACCGGCCTATGGCAATCAGATCGCCGAATTGCAGATTGCCGGTCACTATGTATGCCGCCCCCGGAACAACAAAAAGGGCGCCAAGGTCTCTGAACATGGGCGCGGCAAGGCGGTTGATATCTCGGGCATCCGGCTTGCTTCAGGCAAAGTGCTGCGGGTGCTGGGCGGGTTTGACCAGACCATGCGCAAGGCCCATAAGGGCGCCTGCGGCATCTTTGGCACCACGCTTGGCCCGGGCTCGGACGGCTATCACGAAGACCATATGCATTTCGATACCGCCAGCCATCGCAACGGCGCCTATTGCCGCTGAGGCGCCCGCAATTTTCAGGCGCCCCAAGTCTCAGGCGGGACCGGGTCTCAGCCCTGCGGTGCAGGCAGGGCCCCAAGTTTCGGCGCCGGACCCAGCGGCAGAGGCCCGAAATTCATCAGCCCGTCTTTCAGCACCAGATCCATCCTGACCTCCTGGGTGTCCGCATTCTGCTGGGCCATGCCCCGCAACATGCTGGACAGGTAACCGGCCATATTCGGCGCGATCACGCCTGCCGCAACCAGCAAGCGCGGCAGCTGCTCCCATCCCCGGACCGTCAGCGTGACGGTCCCGGCCGCAAAACCCTCGCTGTCGGGCGCGATATTGCCAGAGGTCACCAGTTCCATCTCGCCCCAGGTCAGCGAGATATCGGTGATCCCGACCGACACCACCTGCGGATTTGTCGCGCCGGCATGACGGTCAAGCGGTGCGGTCAGAGTGACAATGGTGTTAAAGTGGAACCGGTCGATCTGGGCGGGAAGCGCGGTTTCGGGCGCCTGGGGCAGCTCGACCGCCGCCAGCGTGGCAAGGAATGCCGGATCCGGCCGGATCTCCGTCAGGGTCGCCCCGAGATGATAGCTGTTCGGCGCGTCTGCCGCCTCGATCCGCAGGCTCGAAGGGCCAAAGCCCAGCGACAGGCCCGAGGCCTGGGTCACGCGCAGCGTCTCGGCCGAAAAGGCCGCCAGCGCCAGCGGCAGATCCAGCGCGGGCGCCGCGCGCAGGCTGGCATGAAGTTTGCTGCCGTCGAGCTGAAACACCTGATCTCCCAGGGTGAT
It encodes:
- a CDS encoding prephenate/arogenate dehydrogenase family protein, producing the protein MSAAAPVGSSRAAFPRIALIGLGLIASSMAHALRAKGLCDEIIGYARSAETRAIALELFCDRVTDSAAEAVAGADLVVLAVPVGVMGVIAAEIAPHLKPGAVVTDVGSVKEAVIEAVQPHIPAGVHFIPGHPLAGTEYSGPRSGFATLFENRWWLLTPLEGQAPGPLARLRALLEAIGANVDEMEPKRHDLVLAVVSHTPHLIAFTMVGVADHLSRVTQEEVIKYSASGFRDFTRIAASDPTMWRDVFLTNKEAVLDILGRFTEELFMLQRQIRMGEGEQLHAYFSRTREIRRGIIEAGQDTSAPDFGRAARHKGDETGSADASLTEAGPVESDAPDRAVT
- a CDS encoding DUF2125 domain-containing protein, with the translated sequence MRWLIGIGAVFLTLWCGWWFAGRYVILSQTEQLIADQRASGAMLDLPGFGLTGFPSRFDLSTESIAYSDPSGRVRYQGGAAYAYAMTWKPWHLVFWLPDSQVITLGDQVFQLDGSKLHASLRAAPALDLPLALAAFSAETLRVTQASGLSLGFGPSSLRIEAADAPNSYHLGATLTEIRPDPAFLATLAAVELPQAPETALPAQIDRFHFNTIVTLTAPLDRHAGATNPQVVSVGITDISLTWGEMELVTSGNIAPDSEGFAAGTVTLTVRGWEQLPRLLVAAGVIAPNMAGYLSSMLRGMAQQNADTQEVRMDLVLKDGLMNFGPLPLGPAPKLGALPAPQG
- a CDS encoding extensin family protein, coding for MKPRFAALLLLFPLAMTPAFAEPMKRSPRPLANPVLAVSTAAAGPANLSPPVPALIGPGLPAPAVATAKPSIPAPPANPRLDVIRLSSSNKVSSSVAEPLMGPVAGPVAGPVLAEAASHLPLIGEMLPASMPLPQPTASPGPASVAPVAKAAPSPAPGTTAVVATAAAPPPGPRPKARPKAVEKLAQTQSAPAPETAAAPPVAEASAAGLATSLRPKQRPAKIIGLASAAIPVSATVPKVVPEKDTSRGKKKSKEPASVKGSVCGVAAIKGEKIAPITSKVQGCGLPDGVRVTSVSGVRLSMAVTIDCGTARALNTWVERVAQPAYGNQIAELQIAGHYVCRPRNNKKGAKVSEHGRGKAVDISGIRLASGKVLRVLGGFDQTMRKAHKGACGIFGTTLGPGSDGYHEDHMHFDTASHRNGAYCR